From Candidatus Coatesbacteria bacterium:
CTTTTTTTCATACGGCCTTTGGATATTTGTTGGAAGAAAAACACCCAGATCAGTGGAGGAAAGGTGAGAAGGACGACAAAGATATTATTTGTATAGATGATGACAGATTGTCATTCGAAATTAAGACTTCAAGTAGCATAAACAGAATCTATGCAAATAGAAGCTATGGGCAACAGGAAGTTAAAGGAAGAAAAAGTAAGGATGGATATTATTTAGCTGTTAATTTTACTAAAGTACAGGATTTAACAGAGGAAACATATAGTAGTGGGGTTAGATTAGTTCGTTTTGGTTGGTTAGAACATACCGATTGGAAACCACAAAGGAGCAGTACTGGGCAACAGTCTCATCTTGAACCAGAAACGTATGATTTAAAATTTGTTACACTTTACCAAGAGTAAGCTGTTGTGTAGAACGTATTATTCTATTTTTTGCTATATGGAGGTATTCTTCATTACAGTCTATTCCAATAAAATTGCGGTTCAATCTAGAACAAACAACCGCTGTTGTACCTGAGCCAACGAATGGGTCTAGTATAATATCATTTATATTTGAGCTAACTTTAACGATTCTTTCTATTAATTTTTCGGGGAATTGAGCCGGGTGTTTAGTTCTTTCTATTGAACTGCGGTTTTTTCCCGAGGTTACCTTCGGGATATACCATACATCTGTAGGGTTTTTTCCCTTTGGGTTGCACTTAAGCTTCCCGTTTTTTTTCTGGTTAGGATATTTTACATTCTTATCTCTAACTTCATCAAGATTAAATGTATAATTGTTTTTATCTTTAACATAGAATAATAGCTTTTCATTCCTTGGCGAGAAAAACAATCTACCAGCTACACCCGCTCCATAGTTCCACACAACTTCCTGTATCAAGTAAAAGGATATTTTATTCCATATTAAATAAGGTATGGGCAAGGCTTTTGCTTTATTTTTAAGTGGTAAATAACCCAAGTTTAACCAAAATGATGCAGACGGTTTTGATATGTTATAAACTAAACTTGTCCAGCTAGATATCCATTCAATGTAGTCGGTTACAGGCAAAATATCCTCATATTCTTTTCCTATATTGTATGGTGGAGAAGTAACTGTTAAATCAACACTTTCGCTTTTTATGCATTTAAGCAAATGCATGCTGTCGCCCTTTAGTAGCATGCAATTGTCAGCATGATAATATATGTGTTTCCTTAGTTCTGTTTCAAGGAGATCTATATTCATGTATTTATGGTATCACTTATGATGCAATTTGTCAAGTGCTACTTGAGTTCCTTAAACAAACCCCCGTCAATATCCTACCGTATAAGTCGGGAATGCGGCGTTCGCCGCTCCCGGCTTTTCGCTTATCATAACAGCCGACGCCGGGGTTAGTTTCTGACGGGAGCACAATCGAGGGTGGCTTTCGATGGCCCCATTAGACAAAACCGGCGCGGGAGGGAACTAACGCAAGGCCCCGGCACGCGTTCTTGCCCGCAGACCTCCCGCCGAAGGGAGGTCTGCGGAACGCAAGAACCGTGACGGGGCCGGGCGGGAGCAGTGGGGGTTCGTCGCAAGACGAAACCCCCGGACCGGGGGAGGGCCATTGGAATTGCGCCAAAACTGAAATACGAAAACGCGGGCCGTCACGCTGACACATACAAACCTCACGTCCGCTGATGCCCCAGCGGGACCGTCGGGATTGCCGCCACCGCAGCCCCGTGTTAAAATGGCCTTTTCCCAACGCCATCCCCATCAACGCGGGAGACGCACATGTTCCGCTTTCGCGAGACGGTCAAACAGATTAACCCCTACAAGCCCGGTAAGCCCATCAGCGAGTTGAAACGCGAGCTGGGCATCAAGGGCGAGGTCGTCAAGCTGGCCTCGAACGAGAACCCCCTGGGACCGTCGCCGCGGGCGATGCGCGCCGTCCGCCTCCACGTCGGCGAGATCAACCTCTACCCGGACAACGCCTGCTACAAGCTGACCCAGGCCCTGGCCGAGCATCACGGCGTCGAGCCGGAGATGCTGGTGCTGGACCGCGGCTCGACCGGGGTCATCGAGCTGGTGGCCAAGCTCCTCGTCAACCCCGGCGACGAGATGATCTACTCGGCCAAGAGCTTCCTGATGTACCCGATCATGGCCTACACCTACGCCGCCGAAGCCCGGGTCATCCCCCTGCGCGATGATTATTTCATCGACCTCGCGGGGATGCTGGACGCAATCACCGACAAGACCAAACTCATCTACCTGCCCAACCCCAACAACCCGACGGGGGCCTGCCACGGGCGCGAGGCCCTGTTCGACTTCATCGACAAGGTGCCCGACCACGTCGTACTGGCCCTGGACGAGGCCTACATCACCTACGCCGCCGATCTGCGCGATGACTTCGCCTCGGGGCTGGAAAAGCTCAAGGCCGGCAAACGCAACGTGCTGATCCTGCGGACCTTCTCCAAGGACTACGCCCTGGCCGGTCTGCGGGTGGGCTACGGTGTCGGCGATCCCGAACTGATCGGCGGGCTGCACCGGGTGCGCAACCCCTTCAACGTGGTCTCCGTGGCCCAGGAGGCCGCCCTGGCCGCCCTGCACGACACCGACCACATCGCCCGCAGCGTCGAGGTCAACCGTCGGGGCATGGAGCAGCTCAACAAGGGGCTCGAGAACCTGGGCTTCAACCCGATCCCCTCGGCGACCAACTTCATCCTCTTCCCCGCCGGCTCCACCGAACGCGCCGCCGCCCTGGCCGACGGCCTGCTGCGTCGCGGTGTGATCGTCCGACCGATGACCGCCTTCGGCCTCGCCGATCACATCCGGGTCACCGTGGGGCTGGAGTGGCAGAACGACGTCTTCCTCGAACACCTGGGCGAGCTGGTGGCCGCGGAGGGTTAGCTCCGCCGCGCCAGACGTCTTCGACGGGGACGGGACCGACCGGCAGCGTACGCGGCCCCGTCCCCCGTTACCTTTTTTCCCTGGGGAGCAACGATGAACAGCCCGGACATCCCCCGCGAGAAATGCGGCGTCTTCGGCATCTACGGACACCCGGAAAGCGCCGTCTTCACCTATCTGGGGCTCTACGCCTTGCAGCACCGCGGCCAGGAGTCGGCGGGGATCTGCTCCCGCCTCGACGACGGCTCGATGCGCTTCCACCGCGATATGGGCCGGGTGGCCGAGATCTTCCCCGAGCGCGAGCTGCGCCGCCTCAAGGGCGACGCCGCCATCGGCCACGTGCGCTACTCGACCACCGGGGCCAGCCGACTGCTCAACGCCCAGCCGATCTACGTCGAGTTCGACAAGGGCCGGTTGGCCGTAGCCCACAACGGCAACCTGGTCAACGCTTTACAGATCCGACACCGCCTCGAACGCCAGGGCTCGATCTTCACCACCACCACGGACAGCGAGGTGATGGTCCACCTGATGGCCCACAGCCCCCATGAGGCGCCGGCGGATTTCATCGCCGACGCCCTGCGCGAGGTCCGCGGCTCCTACTCGATGGTCGCCCTGACGCCGAACTGCATGGTCGCCGTGCGCGACCCCCGCGGCATCCGGCCGATGTGCCTGGGCAGCCGGACCTGGACCGACGACGACGGCAGGGAACACAAGGCCTGGATCGTGGCCAGCGAATCCTGCGCCTTCGGCGTCATCGACGCCGAGTACGAACGCCCCGTCAACCCCGGCGAACTGGTGCTGATCACCGACGAGGGCCTGGAGAGCTATTACCCCTTCCCGCCCCATCGCGAGGCCTTCTGCGTCTTCGAGTACGTCTACTTCGCCCACCCGGAATCCCGGATCCGCGGCCGTGTCGTCTACGACGTGCGCAAGGAGCTCGGTCGACGCATGGCCCGCCAACTGCGGGAGAAGGGTATCGGCGGCGACGTGGTCATCAGCGTCCCCGACTCCAGCAACCCCGCCGCCCTCGGCCTGGCCCAGGAGGCCGGCATTCCCTACGAGCTGGGGCTGATCCGCAGCCACTACGTCGGCCGGACCTTCATCGAACCCAAGCAGCAGATCCGCGATTTCGGCGCCAAGCTCAAATACAACGCCGTCTCTTCGGTCCTCGAGGGACGCGAGGTCATCTGCGTCGACGATTCGATCGTCCGCGGCACCACGGCGCGCAAAATCGTCAAGATGCTCAAGCGCGCCGGCGCCGCCAAGGTCCACCTGGCAATCAGTTGTCCGCCCTGGCGCTACCCCTGCTACTACGGCATCGACGTCTCCAACTACGCCGAGCTGATCGCCAACGAGGTGCAGAGCGACATGGAGAGCATCCGCAACTACATCGGCAGCGATACGCTGACCTACCTCAGCCTGGATAACCTGCTGGCGGCCACGGACCTGCCCCGGGAAAGCTTCTGCCACGCCTGCTTCGACGGCTCCTACCGCGTGCCCCCCGTCGACTTCCTCGAATCAGCCCGCAAGCAGCTCGACTTTATCGGTATCATCAAACCCGGCGACCTGCCCAGCCCGACCCAGGACCTCGACGAGGACGAGGGGGACGAACCCGAGTGGGGGATGTGAACCGGTGAGCGCTTTCAAGCTACTGCGGCCTCTACTGCGGCGCCGGATCGATCCCGGCCGCCAACGAGCGTGGCGACGAGGCGCAACTGCGGCGCCGTTGCGCCGCCGGCGACGCCGGCGGGCTGCGCAAACACCGTAAACGCTGGAGCTGCCCGGAGTGCGACCGGCGCTTCACCTGGTACGAGACCAACTGCGAGGCCTGCGGCGCTTCCCTTGGCGACTGTCGCCCTCCCCGTGACTAGACCACCGCGGCGACCGGAAAAAACGGCCGCCGGGGCGCGACTCACCATCCGCAACCACCTCCCGGCCCCGAAACCGGCACGGTTTTTGCATCTCGGCGCCCGTTAGTCCGTTGATAACGGTCCGCCTCCGCAAAAACCGTGCCGGTTTCGGGGCCGGGTCGTCCTGTGACTGCGCGATCGTCGGGCGGCCGTTTTTTTCCGGTCGCCGCCGAGTCGAAGCGCAGCGCCGGGAAATCCCGCTGCGGGGTGATATACTTCCCTTGCGAACCCTTACGAGTGCTGGTCGTGATCCAGCGAGCCGGAGGTCATCCGTGCGTAACCTGCAGGTTGTGCTAGTTTTATTGACGGCGCTGACGGTGGCGGCCGATCCGGGCGTCCGCCGCCCGCCGGAGCTTTGGCGTCTGGACCTCGACGGCGACGGCGCCGACGAGGAGGTCTATTACCGGGCCTGGGTCGAGGACCGCCACGGCTACGACGAGACCTTCCTTGAGCTGACGCTGGAGCGGAAAATCATCGCCGAGTTCAGCCTGGGGCCCCAGGGCTATCTGACCTCGATCGTCCCGGAACCCCTGCCCTGGGGCGGGGAGGGGCTGCAGATCATCTACGGTCGGAGCTTCGGCCTGTCGGCGGGTTACGAGGACTGGACCACGTTGTGGGCCTGGTCGGCGGCGGAGGAGCGGCTGACGGTGCGGCTGAACCTCCTGACAGCCTATCACAGTCGCGATTACGGCCTGAACGCCACGCTGCGTCCCGGCGAAACGGCGGGCGAGCCGGACTACTACCTCAGCGGGATCGCCGTCCACGAGGGCTGTGAGAATGCCTGGGACGGGTTCCTCAGTCCGGCGGGCTACTTCGAGTTTTTCCTGCCGGGGCGGGTCGAGCTGGAGCTCGCCGACGACGGTAACTACGATACGGCCGGTTACCGGGGCGTCGACGGCGTCCTCCGGGACTGGCCGGTCGCGGAGCGCGCCGGCGCCCAGTGGATCGATGATCTGGAGGAGCTGCGTCCCTGGCCCCGGGAACCGCTGGTCGATTTGTGGCCCGAGACGGCCAATTCCGTTCCGGAGCAAATCCTCGCCTCGGCTGTCGATATTGACGGCGGCCTGAGCGGTCTATGGCTCGAGCCAGAGGCCGCCGGCATCAACACCCTGGGTGGTTACGCGAGGCCGCGGATCGGACTGGCCTACGATGAGACGGCGCTCTACCTCTGGGGTCCCCTCGGTGGCACACCGGCGTCTACCCTGCTGCTGAGTCTCGGCACGACGGCGGACTCCGCCGAGTTTCAACTGAGCTGGGCCGGGGGCCTCGGTGAGCTGGAGCTGCCCACGGAGGTGCGGGTAGCTGAACTCGGCGCCGGACGCTTCATCATCGGGCTGCCCTGGGACGTCTTCGATCTCGACGGCCCCGGCCCCCTGCATTTGCTTCACGGTCCCCACGACAGCTCGGAGCCCACGGCCCGCCTGTTGGTCCCCAGCCGGTTAATCGACTACTGAGGCGCCAGTAGTACAATAACCAGCGAGAACCGGGACCGCCGTGGCGGTCCCGGTTTGGTATTTACTCCAGCCCAGACTCAGTCCAGGGTTTTGATCTGCCCCCAGCTCGTGGGAACGATGTTGACGTCCAGCTCGCTGACGACGACGTCGTCGATCAGGGGCACGATACCGTTGCCCGAGCCGTCGGTGACCAGGTGGAAGCGCAGATCGACCAGATCACCGGTGTAGTCGTCGAGGGTGACGATCCGCTCCTCGTAGTCCGCGGTGGAGGCCAGGGTGTCGACGACCTCCCAGCCGTCGCCCTCATCGGCCTCGAGGGTCAGGATGTCGCCGCCGTCGGCGGGATCCCAGTTGAGGTAACAGGCCAGCTCGGCGGTAGTGCAGTCGGCGAGATCGACGTTCATCACGGCCATGTAGCTGTCCAGGTTGTTGTCGTAAAACACCGGTCCGCCGGCGGCGTGATAGATGCCGTCATAGGGGTAGAGGTCGCTGCACATCCACTGTTCCGCGACACCCTCGTCTTCGGTATCCCAGGTGTCGTTGTTCCCGCCGGTAACGATGTCGTCCATCGTGTTGCAGGAGTTGGCGTAGATCGGCGAGTCCCCGTCGAAGATCATCAGGTTGTTGAAGTGCCCGCCGTCGTACTCCACCACCGAGCTCGAGTGGACGAAGAAGCGCAGGTAGACGGAGCTGCCGGCGTAGGCTGACAGATCGACGTTGACCTCGGTCCATTCGGTTTCCTCATCGGTGGCGATGGTGTCCCAGACGACGTCCCAGTCGCTGCCGTTGGTCGAAACCTGGACCTGCATGTAGTCCCAATCGAGGAAGTACTTGCCGTACCACCAGAAGGTCAGGGTCGGGCTGGTGGTTCCGGACAGATCGATCGGGTTGTTGCTGTTGAAGGCGGCCCAGGAATCGGTGTCGGGCAGGTAGTCGGCGCCCGGGCTGTCGGACAGGCTGTAATCCGTGGCTTCGCTGACTTCCCACACTGAGAGGTCACCGGTTTCGAAGTCGTCCTCGAAGGCGATCTCGACGGAGTTGCCGCCGTCGCGGGGGGCCAGGGCGGTGGAGCCGTTCTCGAGGCCGAGACGCTCCGCGGGAGCCGCCAGGACCATGGCGGCGGTTAACACTAGGCACAGGATGATCTTACGCATGCTTGTCCCTTCTCGTTGAAATGTTGATGATACTTGTGATCGGTCACGCATGTGACGCATCTGCAAGATATATTCTCAGTTCGGTTTTGTCAAGGTGAAATATTGCATTACATTATGCTAATATCGTAAATTTTCATAGACTATATTCGGATAACAGCAATTCATCGGCCTCTCCTCAGCTAGGCCGCGGGATGAAGAACAGCGCGACGCCGGTCGGCGATTCCCGGCGCCTTAACTTTACAGAAGGCGGGGCGCGGCCGGTTTTGAGTTCCACAACGGCTAAGACCCGCTCCTGCGCTGTGTCTCAAACCCGGGTTATGAAAAAGGGATCACACACGATCATGGACCAATCAGGCTGCTTTTAGGTAGTCTATCATCCCGGGCTCGTTTCTGTGGTTGAAGCTGAACGACCCTTCCCTGATAAAGAGCCTGAAGGTGCGCTTTAAGACGCCGTGGTCGGATATTAGGCGGTGTTTGGCGTAGCCCCGGAAGCTCTCGAGGCCGTTGATATGTGTCCGTCCATCAGCGAAATCCTGTTGGTGGCTGATGCGCTTGTGATGTAATCCATTGAGTGACGGCTAGTTACAGACCTTCGAACCGTCGGAGTAGACGCTCGAGCCCAGCTCGACGTTCTCCAGCTCGGCCTCGCGATCGGCGGCGATGCGCTCGCCAATGATACGATAATACTTGGCGAGCTTACTGGGATGGACGCCGACCTTGTTGGCCGCTCGGGCCGCGGTTTACGGTAGGCCAGAACAGCTCGGCGATCAATTCGCGCTGTTCTACGGCGCTCGCACATCCGCCGCCCGTCACCTAACCTCTACTGATAGCGAAAGTTACACTTCGCACACTTGACGTGCCTGTCAGGATTACTCTTTAAGCCGGCGGCCACAGCGCCGCCTTTACTTGTGGCAGGATAGTATCCTGGTAACTCTCGTGACTACAAGACAATAACAATTTATGATGATCCATAGCGTTAAGGTATCCCATGAAAAACAACCGGAACCACCGCGGCGGTCCCGATCTGCGCTTGCTGCTCGTGCCTCAGCCCAGCTCCAGCGTCGGCAACAGCACGGCAACGGCGGTGACGGTCACGAGGGCGGCGGCGGCCAGCCAGCCCCACCGCAGACGCCGGGGCAGCTCGACGGTCGGACGCTCGTCCGCCCGCGGTTCCCGCCAGTGGACGGCCTGGAAGAAGGCCCACAGCAGACCGCTGCAACCCAGTAGATAATGGAAACCGACCATGATCACACCAGCGGCGATACCCAGGGGATGGAAGACGGCCAGGATGGTGAACAGCACGCCGATGACGAGGTAGGGCGTCAGCAGCAAGGGCAGGGCGACGCGCAGCCGCTGCGTCTTGTCGCCGACCGCGGGGGTCAGCCCCTGGACCCGACCGGCCAGCCAGAAGAAGGTCCAGATCCAGCCCCCGGCGCCCAGCAGGATGAACAGCCCCCGCCAAAGCCAGGAGCCGCCCAGGTACTCCAGCACCACGGCCATGTCGCCGGCATTGCCGCCCCCTTGAGCGAAGAAAGCGCCGTCCTTGAGGAAATAACCAAAACCGGAGAGGAGGGAGAAGGCGGCGAAATAGAGCAGGAAGAGGTACAGGCCGGAATACCGTTTAGTCCGGTCCCGCGTGGTCAACAACACCGCCGCCAGACCCGTCAGCACGTTGAGCACCGGTGGACCACCGGCGATCAACGCCCGCTGCGCCGGACTCACCTCACCCTCCCAGCCCGCGGCGAAGAGGTTGAAACGGGTGAAGCGCGCCCCGCAGGCCTCGGCCAGCAGACCGTGGCAGGCCTCATGGAAGACCTGGACGAGCACCGCCGCCAGCAGCGCCGTCGCCAGGGCGTTCCAGCCCAAACGCCGGCTGTCGCCCCTGTCCAGCAGTCTCGGTTCCGCCTCGACCATCCAGCTTCCTCCGCTCAACTAACCCTCGAGCAGCTCCCCGACCAACTCGTTGACCAGGCGCGGGTCGGCCTTGCCCCGGCTGATCTTCATCACCTGACCGACGAAGAATTTGCTCAACGCCGTCTTGCCGTTGCGATAGGCCTCAACCTTTTGGGGATGCTCGGCGAGCACCCCGGCGACCAGCTCGCGCACGGCGCCCTCGTCGCTGATCTGCCCCAGGCCGCGCTCCTCGACTATTGTTTTTGGCGCGCCCTCGCCGTTGTAAGCAGCGATGAGCACCTTCTTCGCCGTCTTGGTGTTAATCGTCCCCGCCTCCAGCAGGCCGACGAGTTCGCCTAACTGATCCGGCGGCAGCGGACAGTCGCCGAAGCCGCGCTTGTCTTCCTTGAGCAGGGCGGCCAGGTCGCCGTTGACCCAGTTGGCCGCCGGCTTGGCCGGCGCCCCGACGGCGACGACGGCCTCGTAGTAGGCCAGCCGCTCGCGGTCGTCCACCAGCACCCAGGCGTCGTAACCGGAGAGCCCGGCGGCGTGCAACCGTTCCCGGGCCTGCTGGGGCAGCTCCGGCATCCCCGCCTCGATCTCCGCCACCCATTCCCGTGGAACCGCCAGCGGCGGGATGTCGGGCTCGGGGAAGTAGCGGTAATCCATCGAGCCCTCCTTGACCCGCCCGGCCAAAGTCACCCCCCGCGCCGCGTCCCAGTGGCGCGTCTCCTGAACCACCCGGCCGCCGCCGTCCAGCAGCTCGGCCTGGCGCACGATCTCGTACTCCAACGCCTGACGCACACCCTTGAAGCTGTTGAGATTTTTGACCTCCACCTTCGTCCCCAACTCACCATCGCCCCTGGGGGCCACGGAAACGTTGGTGTCCACCCGCAGCGAACCCTCCTCCATGTTGCAGTCCGAGGCGTCGATCCACAACAGGATGTCGCGGAAGGCCAACAGGTAGTAATAGGCCACGACGGGATCGTGGATGCAGGGCTCGGTAACCACCTCGAGCAACGGCACCCCGGCGCGGTTGAAATCGATCAGCGAGTCTTCGCCGTCGTGGACGCTCTTGGCCGTGTCCTCCTCCAGGTGGACGCGCTCGATCTCCACCCGCCCGGCCGCCTCCTCGGCGTAGCGCTCGGCCGGGAAGCGCAGCTCGCCGCCCCGGCCCAGCGGCGTCATGTGCTGGGTTATCTGGTAGCCCTTGGGCAGATCCGGGTAGAAATAGTTCTTGCGGTCGAAATGCACCACCTCGGCGATCTCGCAACCCAGGGCCAAGGCGATGCGCAGGGCCTTTTCGAAGACCCCGCGGTTGGGCACCGGCAACGCCCCCGGCTGGCCCGTACAGACCGGGCA
This genomic window contains:
- a CDS encoding ScaI family restriction endonuclease — protein: FFHTAFGYLLEEKHPDQWRKGEKDDKDIICIDDDRLSFEIKTSSSINRIYANRSYGQQEVKGRKSKDGYYLAVNFTKVQDLTEETYSSGVRLVRFGWLEHTDWKPQRSSTGQQSHLEPETYDLKFVTLYQE
- a CDS encoding site-specific DNA-methyltransferase, with product MNIDLLETELRKHIYYHADNCMLLKGDSMHLLKCIKSESVDLTVTSPPYNIGKEYEDILPVTDYIEWISSWTSLVYNISKPSASFWLNLGYLPLKNKAKALPIPYLIWNKISFYLIQEVVWNYGAGVAGRLFFSPRNEKLLFYVKDKNNYTFNLDEVRDKNVKYPNQKKNGKLKCNPKGKNPTDVWYIPKVTSGKNRSSIERTKHPAQFPEKLIERIVKVSSNINDIILDPFVGSGTTAVVCSRLNRNFIGIDCNEEYLHIAKNRIIRSTQQLTLGKV
- a CDS encoding histidinol-phosphate transaminase — encoded protein: MFRFRETVKQINPYKPGKPISELKRELGIKGEVVKLASNENPLGPSPRAMRAVRLHVGEINLYPDNACYKLTQALAEHHGVEPEMLVLDRGSTGVIELVAKLLVNPGDEMIYSAKSFLMYPIMAYTYAAEARVIPLRDDYFIDLAGMLDAITDKTKLIYLPNPNNPTGACHGREALFDFIDKVPDHVVLALDEAYITYAADLRDDFASGLEKLKAGKRNVLILRTFSKDYALAGLRVGYGVGDPELIGGLHRVRNPFNVVSVAQEAALAALHDTDHIARSVEVNRRGMEQLNKGLENLGFNPIPSATNFILFPAGSTERAAALADGLLRRGVIVRPMTAFGLADHIRVTVGLEWQNDVFLEHLGELVAAEG
- a CDS encoding amidophosphoribosyltransferase, translating into MNSPDIPREKCGVFGIYGHPESAVFTYLGLYALQHRGQESAGICSRLDDGSMRFHRDMGRVAEIFPERELRRLKGDAAIGHVRYSTTGASRLLNAQPIYVEFDKGRLAVAHNGNLVNALQIRHRLERQGSIFTTTTDSEVMVHLMAHSPHEAPADFIADALREVRGSYSMVALTPNCMVAVRDPRGIRPMCLGSRTWTDDDGREHKAWIVASESCAFGVIDAEYERPVNPGELVLITDEGLESYYPFPPHREAFCVFEYVYFAHPESRIRGRVVYDVRKELGRRMARQLREKGIGGDVVISVPDSSNPAALGLAQEAGIPYELGLIRSHYVGRTFIEPKQQIRDFGAKLKYNAVSSVLEGREVICVDDSIVRGTTARKIVKMLKRAGAAKVHLAISCPPWRYPCYYGIDVSNYAELIANEVQSDMESIRNYIGSDTLTYLSLDNLLAATDLPRESFCHACFDGSYRVPPVDFLESARKQLDFIGIIKPGDLPSPTQDLDEDEGDEPEWGM
- the gatB gene encoding Asp-tRNA(Asn)/Glu-tRNA(Gln) amidotransferase subunit GatB; its protein translation is MSEQETNARLAAVLERYEATIGLEVQLEANTRSKAYCGCANVYGATPNTRVCPVCTGQPGALPVPNRGVFEKALRIALALGCEIAEVVHFDRKNYFYPDLPKGYQITQHMTPLGRGGELRFPAERYAEEAAGRVEIERVHLEEDTAKSVHDGEDSLIDFNRAGVPLLEVVTEPCIHDPVVAYYYLLAFRDILLWIDASDCNMEEGSLRVDTNVSVAPRGDGELGTKVEVKNLNSFKGVRQALEYEIVRQAELLDGGGRVVQETRHWDAARGVTLAGRVKEGSMDYRYFPEPDIPPLAVPREWVAEIEAGMPELPQQARERLHAAGLSGYDAWVLVDDRERLAYYEAVVAVGAPAKPAANWVNGDLAALLKEDKRGFGDCPLPPDQLGELVGLLEAGTINTKTAKKVLIAAYNGEGAPKTIVEERGLGQISDEGAVRELVAGVLAEHPQKVEAYRNGKTALSKFFVGQVMKISRGKADPRLVNELVGELLEG